The nucleotide sequence AACAACTTAGAGTATTATAGAAGCAGATATTTAGCAGTGACATATACACCAAACATCTATCTACTTTAAAATCAAGAATTATAATTCATACTACTGCATATACCACATCTGAACAAAACTAAAATTCTGTATTTTGCAGCATGTTTCCATCTAACTTAGTTGTGATTCGCACCCATACACATTACTGAAATAAAACAAGTGTTGTTCTAACGAAATCGCTCAGGTGATTCAAGGCTTTCAGCGTACGTACCATAAACCATGAATTCTTCTGGGCACCCTTCAACTGTTACACTTTTGCATCTTCTTTCCTCCATATTGTATATAACAATTTCATTTGACTCATTATTACCCAACATAATATCCCAATTGCTGACCTGAGCAAAGCACTCATAATCAAGATTTATATCTTTATTACAGACGAAAAGTTTCGTCCAAGACTTAGTAACCCCATACTCCTCCATCACCCACAATTCAATAATGTGGGACCCAACACCAACAACAACTAATTTATCACCAAGAGCAAATAGCTTTGTACACCTACCTTGAACATAGCTAGCAGAATCAGGAAACTCGATTTCATGAAGTTTTTCATCAGCTAAACTAAAGGCAGCAATAGCCATTGTCAAGTGTCTGCCTCTTACTATCCAGTGAAGATTATTGTTTAAGAGTACCCCTGGACCATGATAATCATATTTGTAAGAGAAATTAGGCAACACGTTCCATGAATTGTTACGTAAACTATAAACGCGTACGACTTTGGTAGAATCTGAAACGACATTATAAGGAATAGAGATTACTTTATAATCATCCGTAGAAGAATCATAACCAAATCTATATATTCCATTAGTACGTTCTCCAGCTGGTACTTTCAAGGATTTTCGTGTGGTTGGATTGACAAAATACAGGTTCTGATTTTTATCAGTGGCAAAAAGAAGCCCGTTGCAAGACCCAATTATCGTTGTCAATGGTTCTTCGAAATTTAGGCGTTTAGCAAATAGAGTTTCGGGTGTGGGTTGGGTGTTGAGTTGTTTTATATTGACTAAGAAGTTAGAAAAACCATCTACCTCATCTAAAATCAGGTGTGTGGGGTTTGGATTTGGGTTGTTTTTAGTGTAGTTACGAATATGGGTTTTGATAAATTCGGGGCTGGAAATGAGTGAGTACCATCGTTTGGAGACCGATTTGAAACGGCCTAGGGATTTAGGTGGCAGAAAAGGGAGAATTGCTTCGATGAGGTCCGGTGGAAGAAGGTATAGGGCAGACGTAGAGTTAGTGGAGTCCGACATGATATGAAAAGACAATAAACGGTGCAATTGAAAGGGTTTGTTAGGGCGGTTAAGCAAGAAGGATAAGAACAAGTATGGGAAATAATGACTTACTTCAATTCCAGAATGAGTGACTGTAGCAACTGACCATGAAAATGGAGGATGGGTATtccgatgaagaagaagaagataaaaacTCCCAATTGGTAATTTGGGTAGGGTTTGAGAGCTTCTTAAGCAAGATTACCACTCGAAATaactttacgaacacaacgcaactacttATACGCGAAGCGGATgtttttttaaaaaacactaaatatttcgggctatttttcgtacatatatacacgtataataaacaactcaaactaactacatcatatcgatggttccgTCCCCTTTTTTACACGATTCTCTCGACGTTAAAACGCACATGtcattaggtatactaggtactaCCCACATGTATCCAAACACACCCACAACAACGCATTTTTAATTTTGTAAATACATAACGTTGCGTGAAATATGAGTATGCAACTCGAAAGGCCCCGCCGCATCTCGCTGGCCGATCCAGAACTAGTTACAATTAAAAGTTCATATAACATATAACATAACCATATTTAAATTAAAAGGGATGTCAATGAGAAAAAAATATGTGATCCGTGAGTGCTCGTACCCGTGATGAGTGGATGGATTCAAAAAATTTCACCAACATGTAAGGTACGAGTAAAATTTTGTACCCGTTGGCAGATCGCGGATATATTATATCCATCACGTGTAACATTCGACCCGTGAATATGTGACACCCGTTTGAGCAACTCGTGTGTATACCGTTAACCCGAATAGGCACATTTAATTAATGATTTTTTTAAGAAAATGCGAACAGTTTATATGATAAACACTGTATATACAATATTTTTGAAATGCAGACTTTGTATTATATCTTCAGTTTACAGTATGTACAATAGGATGGCAAGCATAACCCAAAATAAAATGCTTGCAACAACTTCTTATAActcacgaaaaaaaaaaaaaaaaaaaaacaattaggAATACATCAATAAGTAGCACAAATACATGATTAACTTAGGTAGCCTATAATAAGCAAAATATATACAATATTAAATGCACTATCATATTCCTACTTTAACTATCTTCAATTGTGTAAATAGAATATTATATTAAAGGTAATTAAATCGAGAAGGATCAACACACGCACCAGTACTTACTTTTGCTCTCTAACGAGTTTTCCTCTCAAATTTCACCGATAACCTACGCTTCTTCCAGCACCGCTACTTCGGACCTCCAGCATCTCGCCGGAGGTCCAACGGTCCCTCTTTCCTTCTTTATTTCCCCCTTTCTCTATGATCTGTTAGTTACCGATC is from Rutidosis leptorrhynchoides isolate AG116_Rl617_1_P2 chromosome 10, CSIRO_AGI_Rlap_v1, whole genome shotgun sequence and encodes:
- the LOC139873187 gene encoding F-box/kelch-repeat protein At3g06240-like, whose amino-acid sequence is MSDSTNSTSALYLLPPDLIEAILPFLPPKSLGRFKSVSKRWYSLISSPEFIKTHIRNYTKNNPNPNPTHLILDEVDGFSNFLVNIKQLNTQPTPETLFAKRLNFEEPLTTIIGSCNGLLFATDKNQNLYFVNPTTRKSLKVPAGERTNGIYRFGYDSSTDDYKVISIPYNVVSDSTKVVRVYSLRNNSWNVLPNFSYKYDYHGPGVLLNNNLHWIVRGRHLTMAIAAFSLADEKLHEIEFPDSASYVQGRCTKLFALGDKLVVVGVGSHIIELWVMEEYGVTKSWTKLFVCNKDINLDYECFAQVSNWDIMLGNNESNEIVIYNMEERRCKSVTVEGCPEEFMVYGTYAESLESPERFR